From Shewanella psychrophila, a single genomic window includes:
- a CDS encoding MFS transporter — protein MSESIHHSNQATHGRHKPELSFWQIFNMCFGFLGIQFGFALQNANVSRIFQTLGASIDEIPILWIAAPLTGLLVQPIIGYMSDNTWGKLGRRRPYFLIGAILTTLAIFIMPNSPSLWIAAGMLWIMDASINIAMEPFRAFVGDNLPQRQRPLGYAMQSFFIGIGAVIASALPYILTNYFDVANMAPAGEIADSVRYAFYFGGAVLLLAVGWTVISTKEYSPDELAVFERLEQVNSSLELDVNVKNKRSEQAYRSSSSIWTTSGMLLTLIIWGQDLDKQLFILSLGILSFGPLQFYCAHKLKQISKNNQQRGQSHTRDKQGLVFCVIDDMFHMPRAMRQLAVVQFFSWFALFSMWIYTTAAVTEHHYGTQDVLSKAYNDGADWVGMLFASYNGFAALAALIIPLLAMSVGLKLTHMINLFCGGIGLISFFFITDPSLLWLPMIGVGIAWASILSIPYALLANALPAHKMGVYMGIFNFFIVIPQLLAASVLGLIIKQLFDGKSIFALITGGVLMMIAGISVLFVKVPTQTR, from the coding sequence ATGTCTGAGTCCATACACCATAGCAATCAGGCCACTCATGGCCGCCATAAACCGGAACTCAGCTTCTGGCAGATCTTCAACATGTGCTTCGGCTTTCTGGGGATCCAATTTGGCTTCGCACTGCAAAATGCCAATGTGAGTCGAATTTTTCAGACTCTAGGCGCCTCAATCGATGAGATCCCCATTCTCTGGATAGCCGCACCGCTCACCGGCCTCTTGGTACAACCTATTATCGGCTATATGAGTGATAACACCTGGGGAAAGCTGGGACGACGCCGACCTTACTTTCTCATCGGCGCTATTTTGACTACCCTCGCCATCTTCATCATGCCTAACTCCCCTAGTCTATGGATTGCCGCCGGCATGCTGTGGATCATGGACGCTTCGATCAATATTGCCATGGAACCTTTCAGAGCGTTTGTCGGCGATAACTTGCCTCAACGTCAGCGCCCCCTTGGCTACGCCATGCAGAGCTTTTTCATCGGTATAGGTGCCGTTATCGCCTCAGCCCTGCCCTACATACTGACTAATTACTTTGATGTGGCCAATATGGCGCCAGCAGGTGAGATCGCCGACTCGGTACGCTATGCCTTCTATTTTGGTGGGGCCGTACTCTTGTTAGCCGTGGGCTGGACTGTCATCTCCACTAAGGAGTATTCACCCGATGAATTAGCCGTATTTGAGCGTCTGGAGCAAGTAAATTCCAGCCTAGAGCTTGATGTAAACGTCAAAAACAAGAGGAGCGAGCAAGCCTACCGCTCCTCATCTTCCATCTGGACCACTTCAGGTATGCTGCTCACTCTCATCATCTGGGGGCAAGACCTCGATAAACAGCTCTTTATCTTAAGCTTAGGGATCTTGTCTTTCGGACCCCTGCAATTTTATTGCGCCCATAAGCTCAAACAAATCAGCAAGAATAACCAACAACGGGGACAGAGCCATACTCGAGATAAACAGGGCCTGGTATTTTGTGTCATCGACGACATGTTCCACATGCCAAGGGCCATGCGTCAACTGGCCGTGGTACAGTTTTTCTCCTGGTTTGCGCTCTTTTCAATGTGGATATACACCACGGCGGCCGTCACAGAGCATCACTATGGCACCCAAGACGTATTATCTAAGGCCTATAATGACGGTGCAGACTGGGTGGGCATGCTGTTCGCCTCCTACAATGGATTCGCCGCCCTCGCCGCCTTAATTATTCCTCTGCTTGCTATGTCTGTAGGCCTTAAGCTCACCCATATGATCAACCTATTTTGCGGTGGAATAGGCCTGATAAGTTTCTTTTTCATCACAGATCCCAGCCTGCTTTGGCTACCCATGATCGGAGTGGGCATAGCCTGGGCGTCAATTTTATCTATTCCCTACGCCTTGCTGGCGAACGCTTTACCCGCGCACAAAATGGGGGTGTATATGGGCATATTTAACTTCTTTATCGTCATCCCTCAGCTGCTGGCCGCCAGCGTACTGGGGCTAATTATAAAACAGCTCTTCGATGGCAAATCCATTTTTGCCCTCATCACAGGCGGCGTACTCAT
- a CDS encoding methyl-accepting chemotaxis protein, which produces MKIINSIAFRLIVATLIAVSVLITGMSTVSYYNQKTLLEERQQQQLQHAVSRLELNLPTAVWNFEQERIVNILKSEQASEHIAFIEFINDKDEVSATAGDNKTPQKMSVPLVFVEDDESSSIGQLAIYIDDNSIHSVLGDLLMTSVIEALSLGLLIILITYTLYKMLIAKPLLKLTLALENMDRGQSDLTHRLHVGNKDEFERVSQGFNRFVEMIQAIVRAFQQSVAKTSIQAMQANEDARESIQLIEAQQQETDQMATAITQMSSSAGEVASRVNQTAESAEQARKDTQAVALILQETVTSIEQLALQLKSSEHAINSLDENVQGIVSVMDVINGVAEQTNLLALNAAIEAARAGEHGRGFAVVADEVRGLAQRTQASTLEIKEKIDGLRTSTNTAVQSTLASFELSATAVDNAKRSEASITDILDATSSISSMSEQIATAVNEQSHVAEELSKSVNQIVSLGYDNTESLNKVSDTIQALLSLSKDLDELAQRFIT; this is translated from the coding sequence CATTCAGATTGATAGTCGCGACCCTGATTGCGGTTAGTGTCTTAATCACGGGAATGAGCACCGTCAGTTATTACAACCAAAAAACCTTACTCGAAGAGAGGCAACAGCAACAGCTCCAGCATGCAGTTTCACGACTCGAATTAAATCTACCCACGGCTGTATGGAATTTTGAGCAGGAACGTATCGTTAATATTCTCAAGTCAGAGCAGGCATCTGAACATATCGCTTTTATCGAATTTATCAACGATAAGGACGAGGTCAGTGCCACAGCCGGTGACAATAAGACTCCACAAAAAATGAGTGTGCCTCTGGTTTTCGTCGAAGATGACGAGTCCAGCTCAATAGGTCAATTAGCCATCTACATCGATGATAACAGCATACATTCTGTGCTCGGTGACTTACTCATGACCTCGGTTATAGAAGCCCTGTCATTGGGGTTATTAATTATTCTCATCACCTACACCCTATATAAAATGTTGATCGCAAAACCCCTACTAAAACTCACATTGGCGCTGGAGAATATGGATCGAGGACAGAGCGATCTCACTCATCGCCTCCATGTGGGCAATAAAGACGAGTTTGAACGTGTCAGTCAGGGATTCAATCGATTTGTCGAAATGATCCAAGCCATCGTCAGAGCATTTCAACAGTCTGTAGCCAAGACCAGCATTCAAGCCATGCAGGCCAATGAAGATGCCAGAGAAAGTATCCAGCTCATCGAGGCTCAGCAACAGGAAACCGATCAGATGGCGACCGCCATCACACAGATGTCATCTTCTGCAGGAGAGGTCGCAAGCCGAGTCAATCAGACTGCAGAGTCAGCTGAGCAAGCACGTAAAGATACCCAGGCCGTGGCATTGATTTTACAAGAGACGGTCACTTCCATCGAACAACTTGCATTGCAACTCAAGAGCTCTGAACATGCCATCAATTCATTGGATGAGAATGTCCAAGGAATCGTCTCCGTGATGGATGTAATCAACGGCGTCGCCGAGCAAACCAATTTACTCGCACTCAACGCCGCTATTGAGGCCGCAAGGGCCGGAGAACATGGTCGTGGTTTTGCCGTCGTCGCCGATGAGGTACGCGGCCTTGCTCAACGTACTCAAGCCAGTACTTTAGAGATTAAAGAGAAGATAGATGGTCTCAGAACGAGCACAAACACTGCCGTCCAATCAACTCTGGCATCGTTTGAGTTAAGCGCCACTGCCGTGGACAATGCTAAACGCTCCGAAGCCTCAATAACAGATATTCTCGATGCCACCAGCTCGATTAGCAGCATGTCGGAACAAATAGCCACTGCGGTTAACGAGCAATCCCATGTGGCCGAAGAGCTGAGTAAGAGTGTTAATCAGATAGTGTCCCTAGGCTACGATAATACTGAATCCCTCAACAAGGTCTCCGACACCATTCAAGCGCTACTTTCACTATCGAAAGACCTGGATGAGCTGGCTCAAAGATTTATCACCTAG